GCATCTAATCAGGTGTGTATCCAAGTAAGTTTGATATCAAAAAGAACAAAGGGAAATTCAAACAACCTTTAGTTCTAAGGATCTCTATACAATACTCATCATGCTATCAGATAGAAGTATCAAGATTTGAGTCTTAAATTATTATAACCACCCCTAAATTATTTCCCACAATGTCTTTAACAAGTAATTTACACATAACATATAACAAGGATGAGCATTCTTTATGAGGTGCAATGAGTATTTACTTGTGCCGCAGAACGCATTGTTGCTGCACAAGGTTGATGCTGAGGAATATATTTTAGAGATCTCGAAAGAGAAGGACAAGGAGCCTTCATTTTTTTGGGGGGAGCATTGCCCACTAAATTAGTAGCAAGATCAGGAGCATTCACTTTAGTAGAGACAGACTCGTGAGCACTATTTCGCCATTTCCTGCATAGAATAATGGAAATTGGTAATGAGGTCATCAGCATACTCAATTCTCATAAACTTGAGATTATCATGTGTAAATGCGCCAGCAAAACCTTATCCTTTTTATCGACTTGTCTGAATTGATTCTCGTAAGCAGCTGACTGTGTTCAGTATCTGTGACATTGAGTTCCTTTCTCAGCTCAGTTATAAGCTCCTCCTTGGCCTATAAGAATAACAAGGACATCAGAAAGACaaacaaaatcaaccaaaaGCCTCATATAAGTTCTGaaagataagaaaaatatatatggCAAAACTTGGCATAATTAGGCTTTACCCAGGAAAGCAGATCAGATTGAGCAATGAAAGCCCTCAAAAGAGAAGAGTATGCCTCTGTTTCCAGACTGTGGATTTGAAacttaaaatccatttcaacTCTTTTAAAAGGTTCTTTCACCACAACCATTCTTGGAGTCGCAGAACTGTGGCCATATGGAGGACTCTTTAAGTCTTGCATTGTTATAATTTTCCCACAACTTCCTAACATCAACATTTGAAACTAATGCTTATTATGTTCAATATGAGACATCCCTGCCAATACTAATTGGACTTTCCAATAAAATGAGACCAGTGGATATTTATCTAATCAGACTGGAAGTTGATTAGCATTCAATGCAGAAAGGTAAATATGCACTTACAAAGTATGAACAATGTCTCACTCCAAAGGCAAGGACACATGCTACTCAACCAGCCATAGTTTAACTCAATACATAATCATGTAATGAGCTGAAATTATATTCATGCTTGCATCACTCATTTTAATAACTCCTTGCCAGTAGTAAAGGTTTTTGAACTAAAATGAACCAAATTACAATTATCCATCAAACTGAATTTCTTGTAGATTTCCAAATTCCAAACACAAGGGTATATCATGTAGAATATAGGAATAACAATAATCTTATCAAAAATCAATAACCTTGAATTTCCACAACTAGGGGACcacaaaagaaacaaaaaaattgtcaaaagtCTTTATTTGGAATGTGAAAATTATGCAGTGACAAATCCAGGAAAGgaacataaaaacataaaatttgtaTCAATGATATTAGCAAACATAAGGTAGATAAAATGTAGAAACCGTAAAATTGTCATCGAAATCGAAAAATTCATTCACGAGCTCAATAAAACCACATAACCCAATGGTTTTCCATAAAGTTCAACACCTCAACGCAATAAAAATTAACGACTGCTATCAAATTTATTAACAAGGCAATCATATATGCAAACTCTACTATGCTAATATTATATTGTTTTCAACCATTGAAAGCACAAATAAACAAGTGGGTCAAGCCTGTCCCCAATATTCTAGGCAACCCACAAACAGACATGGATTCTCTCTCTCtcataacataatttttttaatgcattttcataaaaaatggtGATGTATATACAAAACGTGCACATTTTTACGTGTTCCCACCAAAAACCCTAATCAAAACCCACATTCAAAGCCCTTACTCAAGACAAAATTCTTTTTATGATCTCAGAACTGAAACAAACTGTGGCATTTTATCAATAAAGGTTTTGTCAACCCCTGTACTGTATTTTCTAGAGAAACAAACAGAAAGTGCGAGCAATAATTCTTcaaatatataaagaaaaaaagaaaaaaaacaggaATCAGTACCAGTGGACTTGTTGTAATAATTTATTACTTTCCGGCAAATTAATGTTTTACTGGCTGAGCTTTCTATATAAAATCGGAAATAAAAAAACTCTCCTTCACCGGATTTTCAGTCTTTTGAGCGGGAACTAAAACCCTGACGAAAAGATTAATAAATTGCATTTGCTGCTCATGTAatctcaattaaattaaattaaattaggtgAAACTGCAAATAAACCATCTTACTTTTTAGTTTGGTCCAAATATCATCCAGTGAAAAAAGATTATATGTTGTgcgataataaatatatatatatatatatattattttaatttttttttaatcgatGGTGTTATATATTAAGTTATtattaattgtcaaaaaaaaaagttattagttttaagagaaaattacataaaaattcacgtcacactattttatttttcaattagacatttttatttttaataaatttcgaATCATTTCTTATTTACTCTTGGTGacttaatatttgaaattatttctTTCTCTAACCAACCTTAATCGTTGTACACATGTATAACTTGTTTTTTTTGGTATAGGGAAAAGAGGCAAAGCCTAGAAACTTAGTCTAATAAAACAGACCTACTATAAGAAATAAACTAGCAGGCGGACTATTATGCCGAACGACACCCAAGCTGTTATTGTCCCTTAACGATGCCAAGTGATCAGCAGCAAAGTTGGCTTCTCTATAAACGTGCTTAAATTTCACACTCCAATTCCTGGACAAGATAGATTCAAAAAGACTCTAAATGGTGATCTCCCCACTACTTctcctttatatttttaactaatgGTCTGGAACAAACCTCCACTTTTTAGCCCATTTTCGTTTGCACCCTAACGTCGTAAAATCACCGATTGTATTCAAATTCACACCtttcgttttcaattccaccctaatttaaaaaaatgacacTGTGGCAGCCGTATCAGCCAAATCTGCTTACTCATCGGTTGACGTGGATGTCACGGTGTTAAAAATACCCTTAAATCATCAAATTCTAAAGATCATAATCTAAAAACTAAAATCCTAAAAATCTAGGGActcgttttactttttttacattatgatatattttaatgTCATTCTTCTTCTCCGCACCACCTTCACTGCAACTACAGCCACCGCACCTTCACCTTCAGTCCACCACGAGCAGCGTCTCCTCCACTACCTGTCGTCGCACCAATTTTCTTCAAGTTTAGCAAAATACTGCCGCAAGACCAAACAACacaatttgaaaaaacaaagcATCCTTTCAGAGATCTCAAGGGCCTTAacccatcttttttttttcgataATTCTTAAGCTCTCTCTCCTCACATAACCCATATCAATATATAATTTTCACAAAGAgcttcaaaaaatttaaaaactttcaTAAAGTTATGGCTACCCTCTCTTCAATTAATTACCgttctttttcaaatttaaattatttattctcTTCCTCGTCATCTTCCATTAATGGGCAGCAATTTCAACGATTAACTTTCATTTCTAAGAAGTTTTTAATAGCAGCAGCTAAGGATTCACTAAAACCTCAAAATAATTCATATCCAGATGCTATTATTATGCAGGAAGGTTAGTTTATCCTTGTTTGGATTCATGCCCTTTGTTTTATTCCTAGTTTTATGAATtggatttggtttaattttttgttttgatgttTGTTTAAATCAATTGTGAATTGGATTTTATATGTATGTTAAGGCTAGGGGTGTTCAAATTCAGTTTGGGTGGGTTATTATCTTTTAATGCCCCAAACTGAATGTTAAAAATTATGTTGGGTTACAACCCAATATATTTGGGTTACAATATGTTAGTCACTCTAAATTAAGATGGGTTATTTGGGTTATCTAATCCCATTTTTATTGGGTTTTATCATTTGATCTTTCGTATGACAAGTAACTGTGTTTCCATCTCCATAAT
This region of Mercurialis annua linkage group LG1-X, ddMerAnnu1.2, whole genome shotgun sequence genomic DNA includes:
- the LOC126665101 gene encoding uncharacterized protein LOC126665101 isoform X1, translated to MLMLGSCGKIITMQDLKSPPYGHSSATPRMVVVKEPFKRVEMDFKFQIHSLETEAYSSLLRAFIAQSDLLSWAKEELITELRKELNVTDTEHSQLLTRINSDKSIKRIRKWRNSAHESVSTKVNAPDLATNLVGNAPPKKMKAPCPSLSRSLKYIPQHQPCAATMRSAAQDHFRDNKQHGETATLPPVTLKIVSHNFEAPVINKDITSLQSHTKNSFHTSDADKFKNSSETIVMRPTNAVLHEAKMMACGSKNPNPAQVEKAMLILNEHEKDILRALNKLTKMTDQDDSSKLPPFAHQELQGNRHRMLKNGEFHGQPRRLHGYYGHNQGY